Proteins from a single region of Pyrus communis chromosome 6, drPyrComm1.1, whole genome shotgun sequence:
- the LOC137736895 gene encoding E3 ubiquitin-protein ligase At3g02290-like produces the protein MGALCCCPCGEEFEEYALPSNSIYRHCSCLRYFFHQLFTGYSAPFQRLDGRAPSLPIQGATLASSGVGTTLQNNPLNDTQLSVSRPTPFDADQRYSHLQRDGLVSRREKSMTHLQEDTQQLRRGSSGTESLGFGKKWNGDDTEEDCTFGQSETSEKALATKLAYGLTYVQPSSEDEDVCPTCLDEYTSENPKIITRCSHHFHLGCIYEWLERSESCPICGKEMEFCESP, from the exons ATGGGTGCTCTTTGCTGCTGTCCTTGCGGCGAGGAATTCGAAGAGTACGCGCTGCCGAGCAATTCAATATACAGGCATTGCTCATGCCTGAGATACTTCTTCCACCAGCTATTCACTGGG TATAGCGCACCATTTCAAAGGCTTGATGGACGAGCACCTTCATTACCTATTCAAGGGGCTACTTTGGCATCATCCGGAGTAGGCACAACGCTACAGAATAATCCCTTGAATGATACTCAGCTCTCAGTTTCCAGGCCAACCCCCTTCGATGCTGATCAGAGATACTCGCATTTGCAGCGTGATGGCTTGGTCTCAAGGCGTGAGAAGTCAATGACTCATTTGCAAGAAGATACACAACAACTGAGAAGGGGCAGTTCTGGCACCGAATCCCTGGGTTTTGGGAAGAAATGGAATGGAGATGATACGGAAGAAGATTGTACGTTTGGCCAATCCGAGACCTCGGAAAAGGCTTTGGCAACAAAACTCGCATATGGACTAACTTACGTGCAACCGTCTTCTGAAGATGAAGATGTCTGCCCTACATGTCTGGATG AATACACTTcagaaaatccaaaaatcataACGAGATGTTCTCATCATTTTCACCTTGGCTGTATTTATGAATGGTTGGAAAGAAGCGAAAGCTGTCCAATTTGTGGCAAG GAGATGGAGTTCTGTGAAAGCCCTTAA
- the LOC137736893 gene encoding protein NRT1/ PTR FAMILY 6.1-like, with protein MATGEIKSPEGGTMTPVSLDGNPDSEERKKLGLYFIESDDRRTAFGRGYTGGTTPVDIHGKPIADLSKTGGWFAAFFIFGNEMAERMAYFGLSINMVAFMFYVMHRPFSSSSSAVNNFLGISQASSVLGGFLADAYLGRYWTIAIFTTIYLLGLTGITLCATVHTLVPNQDQCSELALLVGNCEPAKPWQMIYLYAVLYVTGFGAAGIRPCVSSFGADQFDERSSDYKSHLDRFFNFFYLSVTIGAIIAFTAVVYVQMKLGWGFAFGSLALAMGISNMVFFLGTPLYRHRLPGGSPLTRVAQVLVAAYKKRKAKFSRSELIGLYEVPGKQSAVKGSGKIAHTDDFRCLDKAALQLKEESADPGPWRLCTVTQVEEVKILLKLIPIPACTIMLSVLLTEYLTLSVQQAYTLNTHMGKLKLPVTCMPVFPGLSIFLILSLYYSTFVPLSRRITGHPHGASQLQRVGIGLAVSILSVAWAAIFERYRRNYAIRQGYEASFLSAMPNLSAYWLLIQYCLIGIAEVFCVVGLLEFLYEEAPDAMKSIGSAYAALAGGLGCFAASILNSIIKNITGSSEKPSWLSQNINTGRFDYFYWLLTVLSVINFGVFLYCAHRYEYRTEQVVQMEKEALPNIKEQPLSG; from the exons ATGGCAACTGGAGAAATCAAGTCCCCTGAAGGAGGGACAATGACACCAGTTAGTTTAGATGGAAATCCAGACTCAGAGGAGAGAAAGAAACTTGGGCTTTACTTCATCGAATCCGATGACAGGCGGACGGCTTTTGGACGGGGTTATACTGGAGGAACCACACCGGTTGACATCCATGGAAAACCTATTGCTGATCTTTCGAAAACCGGCGGTTGGTTTGCTGCCTTCTTCATATTCG GAAATGAAATGGCGGAGAGAATGGCGTATTTCGGTCTCTCGATTAACATGGTGGCCTTCATGTTTTATGTTATGCATAGACCCTTCAGCAGTTCATCAAGTGCAGTGAACAATTTTCTCGGGATTTCGCAAGCTTCCTCTGTCCTTGGCGGTTTTCTGGCTGATGCGTATCTTGGTCGATATTGGACAATAGCAATCTTCACAACTATCTATCTTCTG GGTTTGACAGGAATAACCTTATGTGCAACGGTGCACACTTTGGTGCCAAACCAAGATCAATGCTCCGAGCTAGCCCTCCTTGTGGGCAATTGTGAGCCTGCAAAACCGTGGCAGATGATTTACCTCTATGCGGTTCTGTACGTAACTGGATTCGGAGCTGCTGGCATAAGGCCATGCGTTTCTTCTTTCGGGGCTGACCAGTTCGACGAAAGAAGTAGCGATTACAAGTCTCACCTGGATAGGTTTTTCAACTTCTTTTATCTCTCTGTCACCATCGGGGCGATCATCGCCTTCACTGCAGTAGTCTACGTCCAAATGAAACTTGGTTGGGGATTCGCGTTCGGGTCACTGGCATTGGCTATGGGCATATCAAACATGGTCTTCTTTCTCGGTACCCCTCTATACCGCCATAGACTTCCCGGAGGGAGCCCTCTAACGCGTGTTGCTCAAGTTTTGGTTGCTGCCTACAAGAAGAGGAAAGCCAAATTTTCCAGAAGTGAGTTGATAGGCTTGTATGAGGTTCCTGGAAAACAATCTGCTGTGAAGGGTAGTGGAAAGATAGCTCACACCGACGACTTTAG ATGTTTGGACAAAGCAGCTCTGCAGTTAAAGGAAGAAAGCGCAGACCCTGGTCCCTGGAGGCTATGCACTGTGACACAAGTAGAGGAAGTGAAGATCTTGTTGAAACTTATTCCAATCCCGGCGTGCACAATAATGCTCAGTGTACTTTTGACAGAATATCTCACTCTCTCAGTGCAGCAGGCATACACTTTAAACACCCATATGGGTAAACTGAAACTCCCTGTAACATGCATGCCAGTGTTTCCTGGCCTCAGTATCTTTCTCATACTGTCCCTCTACTACTCTACATTTGTCCCACTGTCCAGGCGCATCACCGGCCATCCCCACGGTGCTTCTCAACTTCAGAGAGTGGGGATAGGCCTGGCCGTTTCAATCCTATCTGTGGCGTGGGCGGCAATTTTCGAAAGGTACCGAAGGAATTATGCGATACGGCAGGGATACGAGGCTAGTTTCTTAAGTGCAATGCCCAACCTAAGTGCATACTGGTTGTTGATCCAGTACTGCCTCATTGGGATAGCTGAGGTGTTTTGCGTGGTGGGATTACTAGAATTTCTGTACGAAGAAGCTCCAGATGCAATGAAGAGTATTGGATCTGCTTACGCTGCTCTTGCCGGCGGTTTAGGTTGCTTTGCAGCCAGTATATTGAACAGCATCATCAAAAATATCACCGGAAGCTCAGAGAAGCCGTCTTGGCTGTCCCAGAATATCAACACAGGAAGATTTGATTATTTCTACTGGCTGCTGACTGTCTTGAGCGTGATCAATTTCGGCGTTTTTCTGTACTGCGCACATCGGTACGAGTACAGGACGGAGCAGGTGGTCCAGATGGAGAAGGAGGCTCTACCCAACATAAAGGAACAACCCCTCAGTGGATAG